CGCGCAGCCGCCAGGCCAAGTCGAAGAAGGTGAGCAGCGTGCGCGTGAGCCCCTTGCAGAAGGCGCTGTAGGAGCCGCGCGTCGCCGCCCAACGCGACAATCGCATTGCCAGGCCGGATAGGGCTGCAGCCGCAGCTGCAGCCGACAGGGCCGTCGACACCGCCATCGGCCTGGCTCACCAGCTCACCCGCTGCAGAGCCAGCTCAGTGCGCGACGCGGCGCTGCACCGCGACAAGCCGCCCAACGCTGTCTGCAGCCCCGCCCTCGGGCTCCGGGTCCTTGCTGCCTCCAGTGCTCCACCCACCACCCCGCAGCCTCAGTGGCTCTCCGCCTCCTTGCGAGACCTGCGGCTGCTCAGCTCCGCCCCCTCGCCGCAGGCTCTGGGCAGAAATCCTTCCCCTAGTTCAGCAGGTATCTTTGTCTCATCCTGAGTACTGCTGCTACAGAATGGCCGCAGAAGTCGGGCCGGGCTTGCTTGGCCTTACTGCCTCAGTCCCACAGATGGGAACCCTCTCTCCACGAAGTCTCATACCAAACAAGTGCCTGTCCCACCTGTTCAGCTTGTTATTCCTAGAGTGCACAAATACTGAACGGCGTGAATGGTGCGCTGCTAGGACTAGCTCTAGGGAAATACTCTAGAATGGAGGGGCTTAAGGACTAGCTAGCTCTCGTGGACCACTTTTGCTAATTCTATAGGAAAGCATATCCAGTAGTTCTCTCCTATGCACGCTAACACCCCTCTTCCACCGCCTCCTTGGGAACCAGGTACAAGGACTCATTGCACCTTTCATTATTTGCATAATGCCCTTAACTGCCCCACGTAGTGTCATCAGATCAATCGTGCATGCATTTTGTTCCATTTCTGTTGTGTTTGCCGGCTGCGTTTTCATGTTAACACCTAATCTTTAGATCAGCAGGTTAAACCAAATCCAACCCAAAGCCAGATTGTCTCTGGCGATGCGGGCAGCATTCAGTCACCTATGCAAGGCTGAGAGGAAAACAGCCAAGATTCCGCATTGTAGAGCGTTCCTCCGTTATTGTGTTCAGTGGGTTAGGTGCCCGAAGGGCATTTTTGTCTTAGGATATTTTCCCCTTAAAATTGATTTATCCAGATAAAACTTCAGAATAAATCAAAGATCATCTGTATTTATTAATAGGGAGTAGAGTGATCCTTCCAAATTCGATTTTTATTTGACAGCACATCTTTAGTTATTCTAGGGGCTGTGCATAACCACATAATTTTAGAAGTAAATAGTGAGTACAAAAGGCATTGattgaaattgtattaaataGACCAGTTTTGGGGAGAACTGACACCATTTTTATGTAAATTGTTTCATGTTAAGAACAGAGTCTGTCTTTGTTCAtcaagatgtttttatttcttttattgaaatttgTATGGTTTGGCATTGAGATCCTTTTTACATTTGTTATAGCTACTCGAAAATACTCATTTTCTTTGAAAGCACTATAAATGATTTTGGACTTTTAATCTCAGTTTCCATATGCCTGTTCATTATTAGTATATAGAAATGTatctttgtatgtatatgtgtctgcatGCATTCCTGTGTGGATTCACATGTATGCGTAGGTGTGCATGCATTCCTGTGTGGATTCACATGTAGGCGTAGGTGCGCATGCATTCCTGTGTGGATTCACATGTATGCGTAGGTGCGCATGCATCCCTGTGTGGATTCACATGTATGCGTAGGTGCGCATGCATCCCTGTGTGGATTCACATGTATGCGTAGGTGCGCATGCATCCCTGTGTGGattcacatgtatgtgtaggtgtgcatgcatCCCTGTGTGGattcacatgtatgtgtaggtgtgcatgcatCCCTGTGTGGattcacatgtatgtgtaggtgtgcatgcatCCCTGTGTGGATTCACATGTATGCGTAGGTGTGCATGCATTCCTGTGTGGattcacatgtatgtgtaggtgtgcatgcatCCCTGTGTGGattcacatgtatgtgtaggtgtgcatgcatCCCTGTGTGGattcacatgtatgtgtaggtgtgcatgcatTCCTGTGTGGattcacatgtatgtgtaggtgtgcatgcatCCCTGTGTGGATTCACATGTATGTGTAGATGTGCATGCATCCCTGTGTGTGGAGGCGAGAAGACAACGCATGGAGCCTATTTACTTCAGTTGTTGGACCGTCTCTTCATGGCTAAGAGCCCTTCCAGTAGACCAGAgggtcagcaagctccagggatctgcctgtcactGCCTTCCCAAGATCTGGGCTTTTAAACTTGTGTCACTGCCAGGTATGACCGCACAAGTCTTTGATCctaagcagcagaggcaggcagacctttgaaagtttgaggccagcctggtctacataacaagtcccaggccagtcagGCCTACATGGTGAGGCTGTGGACTAAAAAGcccaacaaacaaaccaaaaagccaTCTCTGCCCCctgtgcctccatgcctggcttgggGAGGGAGTGaatgtggcttgtctcttaaagagacagaacacatCATTACACCCTAATGGCCGTGTGTGGGCAAATGCGTTTTCTAAATCACTGATTTTGAGTATCTTTAGAAACTAAGATTACAacgctgggtgtggtggcacacacctttaacccccttactggaaggcagaagcaggcagatctctgtgagttcaaggccagtctggtgtacaaagagctagttccaggacagccagggctgttacacagagaaaccctgtctcaaaagatgaaaaaaaatactattttaaactTTCATATACCTAACTTTTTGATTCAGTCTCAATTTGTAGCCAtacttgcctggaactcactatgtaacctaggctggtcttacttttgtgttattattttaattgtatttataatGAACAAATGccaaacacattaaaaatgtgtgtatgtacatgcatgctaACAGGGACAtacacctgcatgtgtgtgtgtgtctgtgtctgtgtgtgtgtgcgcgtgctcGCATAGCTGCATATGTTTGTCCGTGCAGAAGCAAGAAGTTGTCTATCTATCTCAGCACTAGAATCACTTATGGGTGTTTGCTAGGTACAGCTGGCGTGTTACACAGTCTTGGGATCTTAACTctggcaggtggatggatctctgtgagttcaaggtgtggtggcacatacctttaatcccaacccttgggaggc
The sequence above is a segment of the Chionomys nivalis chromosome X, mChiNiv1.1, whole genome shotgun sequence genome. Coding sequences within it:
- the LOC130867726 gene encoding small integral membrane protein 10-like protein 2A is translated as MAVSTALSAAAAAAALSGLAMRLSRWAATRGSYSAFCKGLTRTLLTFFDLAWRLRVNFPYFYMVASVMLNVRLQVRIE